A single genomic interval of Musa acuminata AAA Group cultivar baxijiao chromosome BXJ3-4, Cavendish_Baxijiao_AAA, whole genome shotgun sequence harbors:
- the LOC103974378 gene encoding pentatricopeptide repeat-containing protein At5g11310, mitochondrial codes for MFPCLLRRAIIATTATTNSRSILLRSLSAASGSPSSSWLSIPGNPLMRWPSPPDLKPGPAALNFPCQSPNPPPSWASFGQEECEDDIAATATAIAHLLRTATNTYHLDSALLRCGISPSAPIIAALLRDGDLPSAALVVLSRWARLHLTPSLLVSLVDLLAKSRAFDSAWSLLLDVAPAPLSAFAALFRRYARAGMPSAAIRTFQYIRRHPEAITPEEENGESFELVIDALCKEGHPRAAAEFVDRTRKEAAAPSIRVYNMLLHGWFRSRRLREAERIWNRMKREGVRPTVVTYGTLIEGLCRMRRPDQAVNLLEEMKAAGIEANALTCNPIVDALSEGGRFKEALGMLEKFPLYGVSPNISTFNSLVKGLCKNGDLVGASRVLKMMVGRSILPTPSTYNYFFRFFSKFGKIEEAMNLYTKMIHLGYFPDRLTYQLLIKMLCEKEKLDLAVQLIREMNRNGFDLDLDTCTMLVHLLCRTHRFEEASVEFESMIKRGIVPQYVTYQMLVKELNSLGMLELERKVSNLMNTVLHSTKLPDTYREREYDQTVEQQKSILRKAEMMSDALKSYKDSKEFSNLRSSNEIAVESASMLITDIRRRVYAMQSE; via the coding sequence ATGTTTCCCTGCCTGCTCCGGCGAGCCATCATCGCCACCACCGCCACAACTAACAGCCGGAGCATTCTCCTCCGCTCCCTTTCGGCCGCCTCTGGTTCTCCCTCCTCCTCGTGGCTCTCCATCCCGGGCAATCCTCTCATGCGCTGGCCTTCTCCGCCAGACCTCAAACCCGGGCCTGCGGCGTTAAATTTTCCTTGCCAATCGCCAAATCCACCTCCGTCGTGGGCCTCCTTCGGACAAGAAGAATGCGAAGATGATATCGCCGCTACCGCCACTGCCATCGCCCACCTCCTCCGGACTGCAACCAATACCTACCACCTGGACTCCGCCCTCCTTCGCTGCGGCATCTCCCCCTCCGCCCCCATCATCGCCGCCCTCCTCCGCGACGGCGACCTTCCTTCGGCCGCCCTCGTCGTCCTCTCCCGTTGGGCCCGCCTCCACCTCACCCCTTCCCTCCTCGTCTCCCTCGTGGACCTCCTCGCCAAGTCCCGCGCTTTCGACTCCGCCTGGTCTCTCCTCCTCGACGTCGCCCCCGCCCCCCTCTCGGCCTTTGCTGCGCTCTTCCGCCGCTACGCACGCGCCGGAATGCCCTCTGCAGCCATCCGCACCTTCCAATACATCCGCCGCCATCCAGAAGCCATCACCCCGGAGGAGGAAAACGGGGAATCCTTTGAGCTCGTCATCGACGCCCTTTGCAAAGAAGGTCACCCTAGAGCAGCCGCGGAGTTTGTCGACCGCACAAGAAAGGAGGCCGCTGCTCCTTCCATCCGGGTCTACAACATGCTCCTTCACGGCTGGTTTCGATCTCGGAGGCTCCGCGAGGCCGAGCGCATATGGAACCGGATGAAGCGTGAGGGTGTGCGCCCCACCGTCGTCACTTATGGAACTCTCATCGAGGGCCTCTGCCGGATGCGTCGCCCCGATCAGGCGGTCAACCTGCTGGAAGAGATGAAGGCTGCTGGGATCGAGGCCAACGCTCTCACTTGTAATCCCATAGTCGACGCGCTCTCGGAGGGCGGTAGGTTCAAGGAGGCCCTTGGCATGCTGGAAAAGTTCCCTCTTTATGGTGTGTCTCCCAATATCTCCACCTTCAACTCTCTCGTGAAAGGCCTCTGCAAGAACGGGGACCTCGTGGGCGCAAGTAGGGTTCTGAAGATGATGGTGGGAAGGAGCATTCTTCCCACGCCGAGCACCTATAATTATTTCTTCAGGTTTTTCTCCAAGTTTGGAAAGATTGAAGAAGCAATGAATCTCTACACCAAGATGATTCATTTGGGATATTTCCCTGATCGACTCACGTACCAGCTACTGATCAAAATGTTATGCGAgaaagagaagttggatttggccGTGCAACTGATCAGGGAGATGAACAGGAACGGTTTTGATCTGGACTTAGATACTTGCACTATGTTGGTGCATTTGCTTTGTCGAACGCACAGGTTTGAGGAGGCCTCTGTGGAGTTTGAGAGCATGATCAAGAGAGGGATTGTGCCCCAGTACGTCACGTATCAAATGCTTGTGAAAGAACTAAATAGCTTGGGGATGCTAGAACTGGAGAGGAAAGTTTCGAATCTGATGAACACAGTGCTGCATTCTACAAAGTTGCCAGATACTTATAGAGAAAGGGAATATGATCAGACTGTTGAGCAGCAGAAGTCTATCTTAAGGAAGGCTGAAATGATGTCTGATGCTTTGAAATCATATAAAGATTCAAAGGAGTTCAGTAATTTAAGGAGCTCAAATGAGATAGCTGTCGAGAGTGCAAGTATGTTAATAACTGATATTAGAAGAAGAGTGTATGCTATGCAAAGTGAATAG